A DNA window from Pseudomonas sp. GD03919 contains the following coding sequences:
- a CDS encoding putative bifunctional diguanylate cyclase/phosphodiesterase, with product MSTLVEPMRLVLLADSPGWAELLREHLGALGSPFPLITAPSWEAASNLFDDHASGLLLATPQRMPEAGQCPLPMVLLLEDEPVEEPSGVSDWLVRSSLNLDVLRRCLRYAREQGNLKHTLQRLAEQDPLTGIANRQGFQTLLAARLAECGGHGLVLGHLDLDNFRHANDALGYQGGDRLILQVVARLKNLLQPCDQLARLGSDEFALLLDVRRDPQRVERLAERVTEVLGEPYWVDGESLLIGCSLGLAHARAGEGADPLLWHAHIAMQHAKSQQGCVFHVYDERLNRSARSRADLESELRRALRRDELELHYQPRLCLQSGRIVGLEALVRWQHSERGLLSPNEFVPLAEETGLIVPLGYWVISRALRDMQWLRGRGLPALHMAINLSFRQFQDSQLLPTLGRLIEERGVDAQWLEFELTETAVMRRSEQVQQTMLALGRLGVRFSLDDFGTGFSSFVHLDNLPITLLKIDRSFVGGMGERAENRQLVRAMINLAHNLNLEVVAEGVENIEQLDMLRQFGCDQVQGYLISKALPLAELARFLVFGKHQPQLGGS from the coding sequence TTGTCCACGCTCGTCGAACCCATGCGCCTGGTTCTGCTGGCAGATTCGCCTGGCTGGGCCGAATTGTTGCGCGAACACCTGGGCGCCCTTGGCAGCCCCTTTCCGCTGATCACCGCACCTTCCTGGGAGGCGGCCAGCAACCTGTTCGATGATCATGCCAGTGGTCTGCTGCTGGCCACGCCGCAGCGAATGCCCGAGGCCGGCCAATGCCCGCTGCCGATGGTGCTGCTGCTCGAAGACGAGCCCGTCGAGGAGCCGAGCGGCGTCAGTGACTGGCTGGTGCGCAGCAGTCTCAACCTCGATGTATTGCGCCGCTGCCTGCGCTACGCGCGTGAGCAGGGCAATCTCAAACATACCCTGCAGCGTCTCGCCGAGCAGGACCCGCTGACCGGTATCGCCAACCGCCAGGGTTTCCAGACCCTGCTTGCTGCGCGTCTGGCCGAATGCGGCGGCCACGGCCTGGTGCTGGGGCATCTCGACCTAGATAACTTCCGTCACGCCAATGATGCCCTGGGTTACCAGGGCGGTGACCGCCTGATCCTGCAAGTGGTGGCGCGTCTGAAGAACCTGCTGCAGCCCTGCGACCAGCTGGCTCGCCTGGGCAGCGACGAATTTGCGCTGTTACTGGACGTGCGTCGCGACCCGCAGCGCGTCGAGCGTCTGGCCGAGCGCGTCACCGAAGTGCTGGGTGAGCCCTATTGGGTCGACGGTGAGAGCCTGCTGATCGGTTGCAGCCTGGGGCTGGCCCATGCCCGCGCCGGGGAGGGTGCCGACCCGCTACTATGGCACGCGCATATCGCCATGCAGCACGCCAAGAGTCAGCAGGGCTGCGTTTTCCACGTCTATGACGAGCGCCTCAACCGTAGTGCACGTAGCCGGGCCGATCTGGAGAGCGAACTGCGCCGTGCGCTGCGCCGTGACGAGCTGGAGCTGCACTACCAGCCCCGTCTGTGCCTGCAGAGCGGGCGCATCGTTGGTCTGGAGGCTCTGGTGCGTTGGCAGCACAGTGAACGCGGGCTGCTCTCGCCCAATGAGTTCGTGCCGCTGGCCGAGGAAACCGGGCTGATCGTGCCGCTCGGTTACTGGGTCATCTCCCGCGCCCTGCGCGACATGCAGTGGTTGCGTGGGCGTGGCCTGCCGGCGCTGCACATGGCGATCAACCTGTCATTCCGTCAGTTCCAGGACAGCCAGTTGCTGCCGACGCTCGGCCGTCTGATCGAAGAGCGCGGTGTCGATGCGCAGTGGCTGGAGTTCGAATTGACCGAAACCGCAGTGATGCGCCGCAGCGAGCAGGTGCAACAGACCATGCTGGCGCTCGGAAGACTTGGCGTGCGTTTTTCCCTGGATGACTTCGGGACCGGTTTCTCCTCCTTCGTCCATCTCGACAACCTGCCGATCACCCTGTTGAAGATCGACAGGAGTTTCGTCGGCGGCATGGGCGAGCGCGCCGAAAACCGCCAGCTGGTGCGGGCGATGATCAACCTGGCGCACAACCTCAATCTCGAGGTGGTGGCCGAAGGGGTGGAAAACATCGAGCAGCTGGACATGCTGCGCCAGTTCGGCTGCGATCAGGTGCAGGGCTATCTGATCAGCAAAGCCTTGCCACTGGCCGAGCTGGCGCGCTTTCTGGTGTTCGGCAAGCACCAGCCGCAGCTCGGCGGATCGTAA
- the rep gene encoding DNA helicase Rep, with product MSRLNPRQQEAVNYVGGPLLVLAGAGSGKTSVITRKIAHLVQNCGIRAQHIVAMTFTNKAAREMKERVASLLKGSEARGLTVSTFHNLGMNIIRKEYARLGYKPGFSIFDDGDIKALLSDIMQKEYAGDDGADEVKNLIDSWKNDLILPDEALAKARNPKEQTAAIVYLHYQRTLKAYNAVDFNDLILLPVKLFQEHADILEKWQNRIRYLLVDEYQDTNASQYLLVKLLVGMRNQFTVVGDDDQSIYAWRGARPENLMLLKEDYPSLKVVMLEQNYRSTSRILKCANVLIANNPHVFEKQLWSEMGHGDEIRVIRTRSEDAECERVALEILTEHLRTQRPYSDFAILYRGNYQAKLMELKLQHHQIPYRLSGGTSFFARQEVKDLMSYFRLLVNPDDDNAFLRVINVPRREIGSATLEKLGNYASERKISMYAAADEIGLGAHLDARFTERLARFKRWMDGVRQQCAQNDPIAAIRSMVMDIDYENWLRQNASSDKVADARMGNVWFLVDALKSTLERDEDGDMTIEDAIGKLVLRDMLERQQEEEEGAEGVQMMTMHASKGLEFPSVYIIGFEEEILPHRSSIEADTIEEERRLAYVGITRAKRNLALTFAAKRKQYGEIIDCSPSRFLDELPPEDLVWEGLEEAPVEVKAARGNDALANMRAMLKR from the coding sequence ATGTCCCGACTGAACCCCCGGCAACAAGAGGCCGTGAACTACGTCGGCGGCCCTCTTTTGGTGCTCGCCGGCGCAGGCTCCGGCAAGACCAGCGTGATCACGCGCAAGATCGCCCATCTGGTGCAGAACTGCGGCATCCGCGCTCAGCACATCGTCGCCATGACCTTCACCAACAAGGCCGCGCGCGAGATGAAGGAGCGCGTCGCCAGCCTGCTCAAGGGCAGCGAGGCGCGCGGCCTGACGGTGTCCACCTTCCACAACCTGGGCATGAACATCATCCGCAAGGAATACGCGCGCCTGGGTTACAAGCCCGGCTTCTCGATCTTCGATGACGGCGACATCAAGGCGCTGCTCAGCGACATCATGCAGAAGGAGTATGCCGGCGACGACGGTGCCGACGAGGTGAAAAACCTCATCGACAGCTGGAAGAACGACCTGATCCTGCCCGACGAGGCCCTGGCCAAGGCGCGCAATCCCAAGGAGCAGACCGCCGCCATCGTCTACCTGCACTACCAGCGCACGCTCAAGGCGTACAACGCAGTGGACTTCAACGACCTGATCCTGTTGCCGGTGAAGCTCTTTCAGGAGCACGCCGACATTCTGGAGAAATGGCAGAACCGCATCCGCTACCTGCTGGTGGACGAATACCAGGACACCAACGCCAGCCAGTACCTGCTGGTGAAGCTGCTGGTGGGCATGCGCAACCAGTTCACCGTGGTCGGCGACGATGACCAGTCGATCTACGCCTGGCGTGGCGCGCGCCCGGAAAACTTGATGCTGCTGAAGGAGGACTATCCGTCGCTGAAAGTGGTGATGCTGGAGCAGAACTACCGCTCCACCAGCCGCATCCTCAAATGCGCCAACGTGCTGATCGCCAACAACCCACACGTGTTCGAGAAGCAGCTGTGGTCGGAAATGGGCCACGGCGATGAAATCCGGGTGATCCGCACCCGCAGCGAAGATGCCGAGTGCGAGCGGGTGGCGCTGGAGATTCTTACCGAGCACCTGCGCACGCAACGGCCTTACAGCGATTTCGCCATCCTCTATCGCGGCAACTACCAGGCCAAGCTGATGGAGCTGAAGCTGCAGCACCACCAGATTCCTTATCGCCTCTCAGGCGGCACCAGTTTCTTCGCCCGCCAGGAGGTGAAGGATCTGATGAGTTACTTCCGCCTGCTGGTCAACCCGGACGACGACAACGCCTTCCTGCGCGTGATCAACGTGCCACGTCGGGAGATCGGCTCCGCCACTCTGGAAAAGCTCGGTAACTACGCCAGCGAACGCAAGATCAGCATGTACGCCGCCGCCGACGAAATCGGCCTGGGCGCGCACCTCGACGCGCGCTTTACCGAACGCCTGGCACGCTTCAAGCGCTGGATGGACGGCGTGCGCCAGCAATGTGCACAGAATGATCCGATTGCCGCCATCCGCAGCATGGTCATGGATATCGACTACGAGAACTGGCTGCGCCAGAACGCCTCCAGCGACAAGGTGGCCGACGCGCGCATGGGTAACGTCTGGTTCCTCGTCGACGCGCTGAAGAGCACCCTGGAGCGCGACGAAGACGGCGACATGACCATCGAAGACGCCATCGGCAAGCTGGTGCTGCGCGACATGCTCGAACGCCAGCAGGAAGAGGAAGAAGGCGCCGAGGGCGTGCAGATGATGACCATGCACGCCTCCAAGGGACTGGAGTTTCCCTCGGTGTACATCATCGGCTTCGAGGAGGAGATCCTCCCGCACCGCTCCAGCATCGAGGCCGACACCATCGAGGAAGAGCGCCGCCTGGCCTATGTCGGCATCACCCGCGCCAAGCGTAATCTGGCGCTGACCTTCGCCGCCAAGCGCAAGCAGTACGGCGAGATCATCGACTGCTCGCCGAGCCGCTTCCTCGATGAGCTGCCGCCCGAAGACCTGGTCTGGGAAGGCCTGGAAGAGGCGCCGGTGGAGGTCAAGGCAGCGCGCGGCAACGATGCCCTGGCCAATATGCGGGCGATGCTCAAGCGCTGA
- a CDS encoding UPF0158 family protein encodes MRTFTLDLDDLVQLINGREQQEHWLDLESGSVLSLLPEDQHSEQRQQIELDPDRYSQVPNLDTAQRIAMRESFLFTLDDLPAHPLLSAALTGRKPLRAFDYEIEAFPAIRQQWQFYEIKQLREYALNWLYELGIEPAPDKLPLDTRGIPRDILRRLSKSV; translated from the coding sequence ATGCGCACATTCACGCTCGACCTCGACGACCTGGTTCAGTTGATCAACGGCCGCGAACAGCAGGAACACTGGCTGGACCTGGAAAGCGGCAGCGTCCTGAGCCTGTTACCAGAGGATCAGCACAGCGAACAGCGTCAGCAGATCGAACTCGATCCCGACCGCTACAGCCAGGTACCCAACCTCGACACAGCGCAGCGCATTGCCATGCGCGAGTCGTTCCTGTTCACCCTCGATGACCTGCCTGCGCACCCACTGCTCAGCGCCGCGCTGACCGGGCGCAAACCGCTGCGCGCGTTCGACTACGAAATCGAGGCCTTTCCAGCGATTCGCCAGCAGTGGCAGTTCTACGAGATCAAGCAACTGCGCGAGTACGCCCTCAACTGGCTCTACGAACTGGGCATCGAGCCCGCGCCGGACAAGCTGCCGCTCGATACCCGCGGCATCCCCAGGGACATTCTGCGGCGGCTAAGCAAAAGCGTCTGA
- a CDS encoding xanthine phosphoribosyltransferase yields the protein MESLKQKIRSEGIVLSEHVLKVDAFLNHQIDPRLMQEIGHEFAQRFAGQGITKIVTIEASGIAPAVMAGLELGIPVIFARKFQSLTLKDDLLISKVFSFTKQTESTIAISARHLTAADKVLVIDDFLANGHAAKALIDLIQQAGAEIAGIGIVIEKSFQDGRKLLESEGYRVESLARVAALENGQVRFLD from the coding sequence GTGGAGTCGTTGAAACAGAAGATTCGCAGCGAAGGCATCGTGCTGTCCGAGCACGTACTCAAGGTGGACGCCTTTCTCAACCACCAGATCGATCCGCGCCTGATGCAGGAGATCGGCCACGAGTTCGCCCAGCGTTTCGCCGGCCAGGGCATCACCAAGATCGTCACCATCGAGGCCTCGGGCATCGCCCCGGCAGTGATGGCCGGCCTGGAACTGGGCATTCCGGTGATCTTCGCGCGCAAGTTCCAGTCGCTGACGCTCAAGGACGATCTGCTGATTTCCAAGGTGTTCTCCTTCACCAAGCAGACCGAAAGCACCATCGCCATTTCCGCCCGTCACCTGACTGCTGCCGACAAGGTACTGGTGATCGACGACTTCCTCGCCAACGGCCACGCCGCCAAGGCGCTGATCGACCTGATCCAGCAGGCCGGCGCAGAGATTGCCGGTATCGGCATCGTCATCGAGAAGTCTTTCCAGGACGGCCGCAAGTTGCTGGAAAGCGAAGGCTACCGCGTCGAATCACTGGCCCGCGTCGCAGCACTGGAGAATGGCCAGGTACGCTTCCTCGACTGA
- a CDS encoding c-type cytochrome yields the protein MNLMKKMLAAPAAVLALWAVTAQATTDEAIAERLKPVGEVCIMGEECKGVGAVAAVAGGGARTVDDIVTKYCSACHATGVLDAPKIGDTAAWKKRADEQGGLDGILAKAISGINAMPPKGTCADCTDDELREAIQKMSGL from the coding sequence GTGAATCTGATGAAGAAAATGCTGGCAGCACCGGCTGCCGTATTGGCCCTGTGGGCAGTGACTGCTCAGGCCACGACCGATGAAGCCATTGCCGAACGCCTCAAGCCGGTAGGTGAAGTGTGCATCATGGGCGAAGAATGCAAGGGCGTCGGAGCAGTTGCAGCTGTTGCCGGTGGCGGTGCGCGTACCGTTGACGACATCGTGACCAAGTACTGCAGCGCCTGCCATGCGACTGGCGTGCTCGATGCACCGAAGATCGGCGACACCGCCGCCTGGAAAAAGCGTGCTGACGAGCAAGGCGGCCTCGACGGCATCCTCGCCAAGGCCATCTCCGGTATCAACGCCATGCCGCCGAAAGGCACCTGTGCTGACTGCACGGATGACGAACTGCGCGAAGCGATTCAGAAGATGTCTGGCCTGTAA
- a CDS encoding cupin domain-containing protein — translation MDVGVRLQSIRKLKGLSQRELAKRAGVTNSTISMIEKNSVSPSISSLKKVLSGIPMSLVEFFSLDMEQENQAQVVYRAAELTDICSGAITMKLIGKAHPSRAISFLDETYPAGTDTGDEMYAHEGEEAGMLVEGKLELTVGNQVFVLEPGDSYYFESSKPHRFRNPFDEPARLISATTPANF, via the coding sequence TTGGACGTCGGCGTTCGACTGCAATCGATTCGTAAGCTCAAAGGTCTTTCCCAGCGTGAACTCGCCAAACGCGCGGGTGTCACCAATAGCACCATTTCCATGATCGAGAAGAACAGCGTGAGCCCCTCGATCAGCTCGCTGAAAAAGGTGCTCAGCGGTATTCCCATGTCGCTGGTGGAGTTCTTCTCCCTCGACATGGAACAGGAAAACCAGGCCCAGGTGGTCTATCGCGCCGCCGAGCTGACCGATATCTGCAGTGGCGCCATCACCATGAAGCTGATCGGCAAGGCTCATCCGAGCCGCGCCATTTCCTTCCTCGACGAGACTTACCCGGCCGGCACCGACACCGGTGACGAGATGTATGCCCATGAGGGCGAGGAAGCCGGCATGCTGGTCGAAGGCAAGCTGGAGCTGACCGTCGGTAATCAGGTATTTGTGCTTGAGCCGGGTGACAGCTATTACTTCGAGAGCAGCAAGCCACATCGCTTCCGTAATCCGTTCGACGAGCCGGCACGGCTGATCAGCGCCACCACGCCAGCGAACTTCTGA
- the alr gene encoding alanine racemase, with protein MRPARALIDLDALRHNYRLARELSGARALAVVKADAYGHGAVRCAQALDAEADGFAVACIEEALALRESGIRAPILLLEGFFEADELTLIDQHELWCVVHAQWQIEAVEQAQLSKPLTVWLKLDSGMHRVGLHPADYQAAYRRLLASGKVGKIVLMSHFARADEPACERTAEQLAVFQQAREGLAAEVSLRNSPAVLGWPQVPSDWVRPGIMLYGATPFEQAQAEAARLKPVMTLESKIISVRELPAGEPVGYGARFVSERPTRVGVVAMGYADGYPRHAPTGTPVMVDGQRTRLIGRVSMDMLTVDLTDLPQAGLGSRVELWGKQVLASDVAMAAGSIPYQIFCNLRRVPLLYLGG; from the coding sequence ATGCGTCCTGCCCGTGCCCTGATCGACCTCGACGCCCTGCGTCACAACTACCGTCTGGCCCGCGAACTCAGCGGCGCCCGTGCTCTGGCCGTGGTCAAGGCCGATGCCTATGGGCATGGCGCGGTGCGTTGCGCGCAGGCACTCGACGCCGAGGCCGACGGTTTCGCCGTAGCCTGCATCGAAGAGGCGCTGGCGTTGCGCGAATCTGGCATCAGGGCACCGATTCTGCTGCTCGAAGGCTTCTTCGAGGCTGATGAGCTGACGCTGATCGACCAGCATGAGCTGTGGTGCGTGGTTCACGCGCAGTGGCAAATCGAGGCCGTCGAACAGGCCCAACTGAGCAAGCCGCTGACCGTCTGGCTCAAGCTCGACAGTGGCATGCACCGCGTTGGTCTGCATCCGGCTGACTACCAGGCTGCCTACCGCCGGCTGCTGGCCAGCGGCAAGGTTGGCAAGATCGTGCTGATGAGCCACTTCGCCCGTGCCGATGAGCCTGCGTGCGAGCGTACCGCCGAGCAACTGGCCGTGTTCCAACAGGCGCGCGAAGGGCTCGCCGCCGAGGTCAGCCTGCGCAATTCACCGGCCGTACTCGGCTGGCCGCAGGTGCCCAGCGACTGGGTGCGCCCCGGAATCATGCTGTACGGTGCCACGCCGTTCGAACAGGCCCAGGCCGAAGCTGCCCGGCTCAAGCCGGTGATGACCCTGGAGTCGAAGATCATCAGTGTGCGCGAACTGCCGGCCGGCGAGCCGGTGGGTTACGGTGCGCGTTTCGTATCCGAACGGCCGACCCGCGTTGGTGTGGTCGCCATGGGGTATGCCGATGGTTATCCGCGGCATGCGCCGACCGGCACGCCGGTGATGGTGGATGGCCAACGGACCCGTCTGATCGGCCGTGTGTCGATGGACATGCTCACCGTCGATCTCACCGACCTGCCGCAGGCGGGGCTGGGCAGCCGTGTCGAGCTCTGGGGCAAGCAGGTGCTGGCCAGCGATGTGGCCATGGCCGCGGGCAGCATCCCCTATCAGATCTTCTGCAACCTGCGGCGGGTACCGCTACTCTATCTCGGGGGCTGA
- a CDS encoding RidA family protein, translating into MSIQRLHVAKRYSEVVIHNGTIYLAGQLADDFDGDIREQTRQTLANIDKMLAEGGSDKSKILSLTIFLKDMADYDGLNAEYDAWVADGHAPARACVEAKMYKPEVLVEMCVVAAV; encoded by the coding sequence ATGTCGATTCAGCGCCTGCATGTGGCCAAACGCTACAGCGAAGTGGTGATCCACAACGGCACGATTTACCTCGCCGGCCAGTTGGCTGATGACTTCGACGGTGATATCCGCGAGCAGACCCGCCAGACACTGGCCAATATCGACAAGATGCTGGCCGAGGGTGGCAGCGACAAGAGCAAGATCCTCTCGCTGACCATCTTCCTCAAGGACATGGCCGACTACGACGGCCTCAACGCCGAGTACGACGCCTGGGTGGCCGATGGCCATGCGCCTGCTCGTGCCTGCGTCGAGGCGAAGATGTACAAGCCCGAAGTGCTGGTGGAAATGTGTGTGGTGGCTGCTGTCTGA
- the dadA gene encoding D-amino acid dehydrogenase, with amino-acid sequence MRVLVLGSGVIGTASAYYLARQGFEVLVVDRQDGPALETSFANAGQVSPGYASPWAAPGVPLKAIKWLLQKHAPLAIKATGDVDQYLWMAQMLRNCTASRYAINKERMVRLSEYSRDCLDELRAETGIAYEGRQLGTTQLFRTQAQVDAAAKDIAVLEASGVPFELLDRDGIARVEPALAGVKHKLAGALRLPNDQTGDCQMFTTKLADMAKALGVEFRFGQTIQRLDAVGDRINGVWIDGKLETADRYVLALGSYSPQLLKPLGIRAPVYPLKGYSLTVPITNPEMAPTSTILDETYKVAITRFDARIRVGGMAEIAGFDLSLNPRRRETLEMITADLYPQGGDLQRADFWTGLRPATPDGTPIVGATAYRNLFLNTGHGTLGWTMACGSGRLLADLMANKRPQISADGLDISRYSRKAREVQAAPQPLRT; translated from the coding sequence ATGCGTGTTCTGGTTCTCGGCAGCGGTGTGATTGGTACCGCCAGTGCTTACTACCTCGCCCGTCAAGGCTTCGAGGTGCTGGTGGTCGACCGCCAGGATGGCCCGGCGTTGGAAACCAGCTTCGCCAACGCTGGCCAGGTTTCCCCCGGCTACGCCTCGCCCTGGGCTGCCCCCGGCGTGCCGCTGAAGGCCATCAAGTGGCTGCTGCAGAAACACGCTCCGCTGGCGATCAAGGCCACCGGTGATGTCGACCAGTACCTGTGGATGGCGCAGATGCTGCGCAACTGCACCGCCAGCCGCTATGCGATCAACAAGGAGCGCATGGTGCGTCTGTCCGAGTACAGCCGCGACTGCCTCGACGAGCTGCGTGCGGAAACCGGCATCGCCTACGAAGGCCGCCAGCTCGGCACCACCCAGCTGTTCCGCACCCAGGCCCAGGTCGATGCCGCCGCCAAGGACATCGCCGTGCTGGAAGCCTCCGGTGTGCCGTTCGAGCTGCTCGACCGCGACGGCATCGCCCGCGTCGAGCCAGCCCTGGCCGGCGTCAAGCACAAGCTGGCCGGTGCCCTGCGCCTGCCCAATGACCAGACCGGCGACTGCCAGATGTTCACCACCAAGCTGGCGGACATGGCCAAGGCGCTCGGCGTCGAGTTCCGTTTCGGCCAGACCATCCAGCGTTTGGACGCCGTGGGCGACCGCATCAACGGCGTGTGGATCGACGGCAAGCTGGAAACTGCCGACCGCTACGTGCTCGCCCTCGGTAGCTACAGCCCGCAACTGCTCAAGCCGCTGGGCATCCGCGCGCCGGTGTATCCGCTCAAGGGTTACTCGCTGACCGTGCCGATCACCAATCCGGAAATGGCACCGACCTCGACCATTCTCGACGAGACCTACAAGGTTGCCATCACTCGCTTCGATGCTCGTATCCGCGTTGGCGGCATGGCCGAGATCGCCGGTTTCGACCTGTCGCTCAACCCGCGTCGCCGCGAAACCCTGGAGATGATTACCGCCGACCTCTACCCGCAAGGCGGCGATCTGCAGCGCGCCGACTTCTGGACCGGTCTGCGTCCGGCTACGCCCGACGGCACCCCGATTGTCGGTGCCACCGCCTACCGCAACCTGTTCCTCAACACTGGCCACGGTACCCTGGGCTGGACCATGGCCTGCGGTTCCGGTCGCCTGCTCGCCGACCTGATGGCCAACAAGCGTCCGCAGATCAGCGCCGACGGCCTGGATATCTCGCGTTACTCGCGCAAGGCGCGCGAAGTGCAAGCTGCACCGCAGCCACTGCGCACCTGA
- the dadR gene encoding transcriptional regulator DadR, whose amino-acid sequence MRTQHQSRRELDKIDRNILRILQEDGRISFTELGERVGLSTTPCTERVRRLEREGIIMGYHARLNPQHLKANLLVFVEISLDYKSGDTFEEFRRAVLKLPHVLECHLVSGDFDYLVKARINEMASYRKLLGDILLKLPHVRESKSYIVMEEVKESLALPVPE is encoded by the coding sequence ATGAGAACCCAGCATCAAAGCCGTCGTGAACTGGACAAGATCGACCGCAACATCCTCCGCATCCTGCAGGAGGACGGGCGCATCAGCTTCACCGAACTGGGCGAGCGCGTGGGGTTGTCGACCACGCCCTGCACCGAGCGCGTACGCCGCCTGGAACGCGAAGGCATCATCATGGGCTACCACGCCCGCCTCAATCCGCAGCACCTCAAGGCCAACCTGCTGGTATTCGTAGAGATCAGCCTGGACTACAAGTCCGGCGACACCTTCGAGGAGTTTCGCCGCGCCGTGCTCAAGCTGCCGCATGTGCTGGAATGCCACCTGGTCTCCGGCGACTTCGACTACCTGGTAAAGGCACGCATCAACGAAATGGCCAGCTACCGCAAGCTGCTTGGCGACATCCTGCTCAAGCTGCCGCACGTGCGCGAGTCGAAGAGCTATATCGTCATGGAAGAGGTGAAGGAATCGCTGGCTCTGCCCGTGCCGGAATGA
- a CDS encoding YkgJ family cysteine cluster protein, which yields MSCTDRKIDHLRRQIPRFDCIPGCHDCCGPVTASSEELARLPVKSDAEHDAALTEYNCVHLGPNGCEVYDQRPLICRLFGTTPRLPCPHGRGPEQPIEPAVERQVHRLIATTRQRLL from the coding sequence ATGAGTTGTACCGACCGCAAGATCGATCACCTGCGCCGGCAGATTCCGCGCTTCGACTGCATACCCGGCTGCCATGACTGCTGTGGGCCGGTGACCGCCTCATCCGAAGAGCTGGCGCGCCTGCCGGTGAAAAGCGATGCCGAACACGATGCGGCGCTGACCGAATACAACTGTGTGCATCTGGGACCGAATGGCTGCGAGGTGTATGACCAGCGCCCGCTGATCTGTCGCCTGTTCGGCACGACACCACGTCTGCCTTGCCCGCATGGTCGCGGGCCGGAGCAGCCGATCGAGCCGGCGGTGGAGCGCCAGGTGCACCGGCTGATCGCCACCACGCGGCAGCGGCTTTTGTAG
- a CDS encoding NAD(P)/FAD-dependent oxidoreductase has translation MNARVHQPIHSPQHAASYYAASVNRQLAYPPLDGERQVDVCIVGGGFSGLNTAIELAQKGLSVALLEARKIGWGASGRNGGQLIRGVGHDVEQFESVVGQDGVRQFKLMGLEAVEIVRDRVAQFQIDCDLTWGYCDLANKPAHMDDFAADKAELESLGYRHELRLLPKERIHEVVGSDNYHGAMIDMGSGHLHPLNLALGEAAAAQSLGVQLFEDSPVTRIDYGNEVRVHTTNGQVRAQYLVLACNAYLNGLNPQLGGKVLPAGSYIIATEQLSEEQARQLIPQNMALCDQRVTVDYYRLSADRRLLFGGACHYSGRDPADIAGYMRPKMLKVFPQLADVRIDYQWGGMIGIGANRLPQIGRLKDQPNVFHAQAYAGHGVNATHLAGKLLGEAIAGQASRGFDLFDKVPHMTFPGGKHLRSPLLALGMLWHRLKEVL, from the coding sequence ATGAACGCCCGCGTTCACCAGCCCATCCACAGCCCACAGCATGCCGCTTCCTATTACGCCGCCAGCGTCAATCGCCAGTTGGCCTACCCACCGCTGGACGGCGAACGGCAGGTGGATGTGTGCATCGTCGGTGGCGGTTTCAGCGGCCTGAACACGGCCATCGAGCTCGCCCAGAAAGGCCTGTCGGTGGCGCTGCTGGAGGCGCGCAAGATCGGCTGGGGCGCCAGCGGACGCAACGGCGGGCAACTGATTCGCGGCGTTGGCCATGATGTCGAGCAGTTCGAATCGGTGGTCGGCCAGGATGGCGTGCGCCAGTTCAAGCTGATGGGCCTGGAGGCGGTGGAGATCGTGCGCGATCGCGTTGCGCAGTTTCAGATCGATTGCGACCTGACCTGGGGCTACTGCGACCTGGCCAACAAACCGGCGCATATGGACGACTTCGCCGCCGACAAGGCCGAGCTGGAAAGCCTCGGCTACCGCCATGAACTGCGCCTGCTACCGAAGGAGCGCATCCATGAGGTGGTCGGCTCCGACAACTATCACGGCGCCATGATCGACATGGGCTCGGGCCACCTGCACCCGCTCAACCTGGCCCTTGGCGAAGCCGCTGCTGCCCAATCGCTCGGTGTGCAACTGTTCGAAGACTCGCCGGTGACACGCATCGACTACGGCAACGAGGTGCGCGTGCACACGACCAACGGCCAGGTGCGCGCCCAATACCTGGTACTGGCCTGCAACGCCTACCTCAATGGCCTCAACCCGCAACTGGGCGGCAAGGTGCTACCGGCCGGCAGCTATATCATCGCCACCGAACAACTCTCCGAAGAGCAGGCGCGGCAACTGATCCCGCAGAACATGGCGCTGTGCGACCAGCGTGTGACCGTGGATTACTACCGCCTCTCTGCTGATCGCCGCCTGCTGTTCGGCGGTGCCTGCCACTATTCGGGGCGCGATCCGGCGGATATCGCCGGCTACATGCGGCCGAAGATGCTCAAGGTGTTCCCGCAACTGGCCGATGTGCGCATCGACTATCAATGGGGCGGGATGATCGGCATCGGCGCCAACCGCCTGCCGCAGATCGGCCGCCTCAAGGATCAGCCCAACGTGTTCCACGCCCAGGCCTATGCCGGCCACGGCGTCAACGCAACGCACCTGGCTGGCAAACTGCTCGGCGAGGCCATCGCCGGTCAGGCAAGCCGTGGCTTCGACCTGTTCGACAAGGTGCCGCACATGACCTTCCCCGGCGGCAAGCACCTGCGCTCACCGCTGCTGGCCCTGGGCATGCTCTGGCATCGACTGAAGGAAGTTCTCTGA